From Primulina tabacum isolate GXHZ01 chromosome 2, ASM2559414v2, whole genome shotgun sequence, one genomic window encodes:
- the LOC142532901 gene encoding calcium-dependent protein kinase 2-like: MGGCFSKNKYTNPDTNGYRSGRTANTAYQQSHQDHQKPSTHYTPQPHPHPHPQPQPEKHHHQQQSERLHHQQSQPQNQIQKLEPNNILGKPFEDVKSKFNVGKELGRGQFGVTYSCTEIGSGHPYACKSILKRKLVSKNDKEDMKREVHIMQHLSGQPNIVEFKGAYEDRMSVHLVMELCGGGELFDKIIAQGHYSESLAADLCRQIVNVVHHCHFMGVMHRDLKPENFLLSSKDTNARLKATDFGLSVFIEEGKIYRDIVGSAYYVAPEVLRRSYGKEIDIWSAGVILYILLSGVPPFWAETEKGIFDAILKEEVDFDSQPWPSISSSAKDLVRKMLTKDPVKRITSTQVLEHPWIKGQAPDKPINSAVLSRMKQFRAMNKLKKLALKVIAESLSEEEIKGLKAMFTNMDTDKSGTITYEELKTGLARLGSKLSEAEVKQLMEAADVDGNGTIDYIEFITATMHRHKLERDEHLFSAFQFFDKDSSGYITRDELESAMKEYGLGDEATIKEIISEVDTDNDGRINYEEFCAMMRSGMQQPAKLF; this comes from the exons ATGGGTGGGTGTTTCAGCAAGAACAAATATACAAACCCCGATACCAATGGCTATAGATCAGGAAGAACAGCAAACACAGCATACCAGCAAAGCCACCAAGATCATCAAAAACCATCAACCCACTATACCCCCCAGCCGCATCCGCATCCGCATCCGCAGCCGCAGCCCGAGAAGCACCACCACCAGCAACAATCCGAGAGGCTCCACCACCAGCAATCGCAACCCCAAAACCAGATTCAAAAATTAGAGCCGAATAACATTTTAGGAAAGCCCTTTGAGGATGTCAAGTCAAAATTCAACGTAGGTAAAGAATTGGGTAGGGGTCAATTTGGGGTAACTTATTCTTGTACTGAGATTGGCTCTGGGCATCCATATGCCTGCAAGTCAATATTGAAGAGGAAACTTGTGAGTAAGAATGATAAGGAAGATATGAAGAGGGAGGTTCATATAATGCAGCACTTGAGTGGGCAGCCTAATATAGTGGAATTCAAGGGTGCTTATGAGGATAGAATGTCTGTGCATCTAGTAATGGAGCTTTGTGGTGGAGGGGAGCTTTTCGATAAGATTATTGCTCAGGGGCATTATTCTGAGAGCTTAGCCGCTGATCTTTGTAGGCAGATTGTGAATGTTGTGCACCATTGCCATTTTATGGGTGTGATGCATAGGGATCTCAAACCTGAGAATTTCTTGCTCTCAAGTAAGGATACAAACGCAAGGTTGAAAGCAACAGATTTCGGGCTCTCTGTTTTTATTGAAGAAG GAAAGATTTATCGCGACATAGTTGGCAGTGCATATTATGTTGCTCCTGAAGTGTTGCGGCGAAGCTACGGGAAGGAAATAGATATATGGAGTGCTGGTGTTATTTTGTACATCCTCCTCAGTGGTGTGCCTCCATTTTGGGCTG AAACTGAAAAGGGCATATTTGATGCTATTTTGAAAGAAGAAGTTGATTTTGACAGCCAGCCATGGCCTTCCATATCCTCCAGTGCCAAAGATCTTGTTCGAAAAATGCTGACAAAGGATCCAGTAAAAAGAATTACCTCTACTCAAGTACTTG AGCACCCTTGGATTAAGGGGCAAGCCCCTGACAAGCCAATCAATAGTGCGGTTCTTTCCAGAATGAAGCAGTTCAGGGCAATGAATAAGCTTAAAAAACTTGCACTAAAG GTTATTGCGGAAAGCTTGTCGGAAGAAGAAATCAAAGGTCTTAAAGCAATGTTCACTAATATGGACACAGATAAGAGTGGTACCATCACCTACGAAGAATTGAAAACGGGATTGGCTCGGCTCGGATCAAAACTGTCTGAAGCCGAAGTAAAACAACTTATGGAAGCG GCTGATGTCGATGGTAATGGGACGATAGACTACATTGAATTTATCACTGCCACGATGCACAGGCATAAGCTTGAAAGAGATGAACATCTGTTTAGTGCATTTCAGTTTTTCGACAAAGATAGCAGTGG CTATATCACGAGAGATGAACTGGAAAGTGCTATGAAGGAGTACGGCTTGGGGGACGAGGCCACCATCAAGGAAATAATCTCAGAGGTGGACACAGATAAT GATGGACGAATCAACTATGAGGAGTTCTGTGCAATGATGAGAAGTGGAATGCAGCAACCTGCGAAGCTGTTTTAG
- the LOC142532893 gene encoding peroxidase 42-like, with the protein MASISKALFFLATLYLASLSASAESEDPGLVINYYKDSCPQAEDIIKEQVRLLYKRHKNTAFSWLRNIFHDCFVESCDASLLLDSTRRVLSEKETDRSFGMRNFRYLETIKEALERECPGVVSCADILVLSARDGIASVGGPYIPLKTGRRDGRKSRADILEQYLPDHNESLTVVLERFASIGIDTPGLVALLGSHSVGRTHCVKLVHRLYPEVDPALNPDHVQHMLYKCPDAIPDPKAVQYVRNDRGTPMKLDNNYYRNILDNKGLLIVDHQLATDKRTKPFVKKMAKSQDYFFSEFARAITILSENNPLTGTKGEIRKQCNLANKLH; encoded by the exons ATGGCTTCCATTTCCAAAGCCCTCTTCTTCCTTGCAACCCTCTACCTTGCATCCCTCTCTGCTTCTGCAGAAAGTGAAGATCCAGGCCTTGTGATCAACTACTACAAGGACTCTTGCCCTCAAGCTGAAGATATCATCAAAGAACAAGTCAGATTGCTGTACAAACGCCATAAGAACACTGCGTTTTCCTGGCTTAGGAACATTTTCCATGACTGTTTCGTTGAG TCGTGTGATGCATCTTTATTGCTGGATTCAACGAGGAGGGTTTTGTCTGAAAAGGAGACAGATAGGAGTTTCGGGATGAGGAATTTCAGGTATCTTGAGACTATTAAGGAGGCTCTAGAGAGGGAATGCCCTGGTGTTGTTTCGTGCGCGGATATTCTTGTTTTGTCCGCTAGAGATGGCATTGCTTCT GTTGGAGGTCCATACATTCCCCTTAAAACTGGAAGAAGAGATGGTAGGAAAAGCCGAGCAGATATACTTGAACAGTACTTGCCAGATCACAATGAGAGCTTGACTGTTGTACTTGAGCGTTTTGCTAGTATTGGAATTGATACCCCTGGACTAGTTGCTTTACTTG GCTCTCACAGTGTAGGCAGAACCCACTGTGTGAAGCTGGTTCACCGTCTATACCCGGAGGTGGATCCAGCACTGAACCCTGATCATGTTCAGCACATGCTCTACAAGTGTCCCGATGCAATCCCGGATCCTAAGGCCGTGCAGTACGTGAGAAACGATCGTGGCACGCCAATGAAGCTCGACAACAATTACTACAGAAACATATTGGACAACAAGGGCCTGTTGATTGTGGATCACCAACTAGCCACGGACAAGAGAACCAAGCCCTTCGTCAAGAAAATGGCCAAAAGTCAAGATTACTTCTTCTCAGAGTTCGCTAGAGCCATCACCATTCTGTCTGAGAACAACCCTCTCACAGGCACAAAGGGTGAAATCAGAAAACAATGCAATCTTGCCAATAAGCTCCATTGA
- the LOC142537775 gene encoding uncharacterized protein LOC142537775, which yields MGEMELVISRLQNMRPPRLFGNEDGEKAVAWLKSMKRLFNMLEYTPDLQLKLFAREYSPPSYYSAKEAEFNRLTQGNMTVVEYASQFSALLAYVPHVASSDRNKISHFMQGLNRTICTLVVAGAPVNYADAVEKAKNVDASLLLAEPQPIQPCFPQSFGGNVPMPVGAPLYRPLLPYQPSHSYQQPKQQNFKAKGKQFKKQTRSSSSSSGSQRGSSVGSPGGLFCDRCGCKHFSTQCKGVHGSCNICGQVGQYARVCPNAVRQQFQQPQLGQGFRGQATRPFVPTQSFQQSSYPQPRGSAQQRFSGPQQARVHALTQDQVQDAPGGVIADTVSVSTPAGIYLMSHEIILNCVIRFDDNIMITNLIKLDMFDFDCILGMDTLSNYRATVDCFHGVFRFRPYYGSKWNFYGSDSQSRIPLVSSMEMFRILSTGNEGFMNYAVDATQGKRFEVSDIPVVKEFPDIFPDEIPGFPPQREIDFNIELVSGTNPISRAPYRLALAELKELKEQLQDFLEKGYIRPSKSPWQLNKATVKNKYPLPCIDDLFDQLQSTSVYSKIDLRSGYHQLRVREEDVPMTAFRTRY from the exons ATGGGTGAAATGGAACTTGTGATATCTCGACTTCAGAACATGCGTCCTCCTCGATTATTTGGGAATGAAGATGGTGAGAAAGCTGTAGCATGGTTAAAAAGTATGAAGCGCTTGTTTAATATGTTGGAGTACACTCCTGATTTGCAGCTTAAGTTG TTTGCTCGAGAGTATTCACCGCCTTCATATTATTCGGCCAAGGAAGCTGAATTCAATAGATTGACTCAAGGTAACATGACTGTAGTGGAGTATGCCTCTCAATTTTCAGCGCTTCTTGCCTATGTTCCTCATGTTGCTAGCAGTGATCGGAACAAGATATCGCATTTTATGCAAGGATTGAATCGAACCATTTGTACTTTAGTAGTAGCTGGAGCGCCTGTTAATTATGCTGATGCTGTAGAGAAAGCCAAGAATGTGGATGCAAGTCTACTTTTGGCAGAACCACAACCAATTCAACCATGTTTTCCTCAGAGTTTCGGAGGTAACGTGCCGATGCCAGTTGGTGCACCGCTATACCGTCCTTTACTGCCGTATCAGCCTTCGCATTCTTATCAACAACCAAAGCAGCAAAACTTTAAGGCCaaaggaaaacagttcaagaaacaGACTCGTAGTAGTTCTTCTAGTTCCGGCAGTCAGCGTGGAAGTTCAGTTGGGTCACCAGGTGGATTATTTTGTGATCGTTGTGGTTGTAAGCATTTCAGCACTCAGTGTAAGGGAGTTCATGGATCTTGTAATATTTGTGGGCAAGTTGGACAGtatgctagagtatgtccgaaTGCAGTGAGACAACAATTTCAGCAACCTCAGCTTGGTCAGGGTTTTAGAGGACAAGCAACTAGACCTTTTGTTCCGACTCAGTCTTTTCAGCAGTCTAGCTATCCTCAGCCTAGAGGTTCTGCACAACAGCGTTTTTCAGGGccacagcaggctcgagttcaTGCTCTAACTCAGGATCAGGTTCAAGACGCACCGGGCGGAGTTATTGCAG ATACTGTGTCAGTCTCTACTCCTGCTGGTATATATTTGATGTCTCATGAGATAATTCTGAATTGTGTGATTAGATTCGatgataatattatgataactaATCTCATCAAGCTAGATATGTTTGACTTCGActgtattttgggaatggatacTCTGTCAAATTAtcgagctaccgttgattgtttccatggtGTTTTCAGATTCAGGCCGTATTATGGCAGTAAATGGAATTTTTACGGTAGTGATTCGCAATCACGTATTCCATTAGTGTCATCAATGGAAATGTTTAGAATCTTGTCGACAGGAAATGAAGGGTTCATGAACTATGCAGTTGATGCGACACAAGGAAAAAGATTTGAAGTTTCAGATATTCCTGTTGTCAAGGAATTCCCTGATATATTTCCCGATGAAATTCCTGGATTTCCACCCCAGAGAGAAATTGATTTTAACATTGAGTTGGTGTCCGGGACaaatcctatttctagagcaccaTATCGTTTGGCTCTAGCGGAAttaaaagaactcaaagagcaattACAAGACTTTCTGGAAAAAGGCTATATTAGACCAAGTAAGTCACCTTG GCAGTTGAACAAAGCTACtgtgaagaataagtacccTCTGCCGTGTatcgatgatttgtttgatcagttgcaaagTACATCTGTGTATTCAAAGATCGATCTTCGTTCTGGCTACCATCAGCTTAGAGTTCGAGAGGAAGATGTTCCGATGACAGCATTTCGAACACGTTATTGA